A single genomic interval of Streptococcus oralis subsp. dentisani harbors:
- the xseA gene encoding exodeoxyribonuclease VII large subunit has product MEKYLSVTTLTKYLKMKFDKDPYLERVYLTGQVSNFRKRPTHQYFSLKDDHAVIQATIWSGIYQKLGFDLEEGMKINVIGRVQVYEPSGSYSIIIEKAEPDGVGALAIQFEQLKKKLTEEGLFQERFKQPLPQFAKRIGVVTSRSGAVIRDIITTVSRRFPGVDILLYPTKVQGDGAAEEIARNIARANQRDDLDLLIIGRGGGSIEDLWAFNEEIVVRAIFESRLPVISSVGHETDVTLADFVADRRAATPTAAAELATPVTKLDLLTHLQNQEKRMATAVQNVLSRKKEALKKCSQSVIFRQPERLYDGYLQRLDQLQLRLKQSLRTRISDSNQLVQARTHQLVQLSPVTKIQRYQDRLSQLDKLLRSQMALVYDAKVAEVKRLSEALLMLDTSRIVARGYAIVKKEESVVDSVKMLKKKDQVTLLMRDGQVELEVKDVKTKEI; this is encoded by the coding sequence ATGGAAAAGTATTTATCGGTAACAACTTTGACCAAGTATCTGAAAATGAAATTCGATAAAGACCCTTACTTGGAACGGGTCTATTTAACTGGTCAAGTTTCCAACTTTCGTAAACGACCTACTCACCAATATTTCTCCCTAAAAGATGACCATGCGGTTATTCAAGCGACCATCTGGTCTGGGATTTATCAGAAATTAGGTTTCGACCTCGAAGAGGGGATGAAGATCAATGTGATTGGGCGTGTGCAGGTCTATGAACCGAGCGGGAGCTACTCTATCATCATTGAGAAGGCTGAACCTGATGGGGTCGGGGCGCTTGCGATTCAGTTTGAACAACTCAAGAAAAAACTGACGGAAGAAGGCCTGTTTCAAGAGAGATTCAAGCAACCTCTTCCCCAGTTTGCTAAGCGTATCGGCGTAGTAACCAGTCGTAGTGGAGCCGTTATTCGAGATATTATCACGACCGTCAGCAGACGTTTCCCTGGTGTTGACATCCTCCTCTATCCGACAAAAGTACAAGGTGATGGAGCCGCGGAGGAAATTGCTCGAAATATTGCGCGTGCTAATCAACGTGACGATTTGGACTTGCTGATTATTGGTCGTGGTGGGGGTTCCATCGAGGATCTCTGGGCTTTTAACGAAGAGATTGTGGTACGGGCTATTTTTGAATCCCGTTTGCCAGTTATCTCCAGTGTTGGGCATGAGACGGATGTGACCTTGGCGGATTTTGTGGCTGATCGCCGTGCTGCAACGCCAACAGCTGCAGCTGAACTGGCAACACCTGTAACCAAGTTGGATCTTCTGACCCATTTGCAAAATCAAGAAAAGCGGATGGCGACAGCAGTTCAGAATGTCCTGTCAAGAAAAAAAGAAGCTCTGAAAAAATGCAGTCAGTCAGTCATCTTTAGACAACCAGAGCGCTTGTATGATGGTTATTTGCAACGCTTGGACCAACTGCAACTGCGCTTAAAACAAAGTTTGCGAACACGGATTTCTGATAGCAACCAATTAGTCCAAGCAAGGACGCATCAACTGGTCCAATTATCACCTGTTACCAAAATCCAGCGTTATCAAGACCGTCTAAGTCAGTTGGACAAGCTCCTACGCAGCCAAATGGCGCTGGTTTATGACGCCAAGGTTGCTGAAGTGAAGCGACTTTCAGAAGCCTTGCTGATGTTGGATACCAGTCGAATCGTGGCGCGTGGTTATGCAATTGTCAAAAAAGAAGAGTCAGTAGTCGATTCGGTTAAGATGTTGAAGAAAAAAGACCAAGTAACGCTTTTAATGCGAGATGGTCAAGTAGAATTAGAGGTTAAAGATGTCAAAACAAAAGAAATTTGA
- a CDS encoding exodeoxyribonuclease VII small subunit, whose amino-acid sequence MSKQKKFEENLAELETIVQSLENGEIALEDAIAAFQKGMVLSKELQATLDKAEKTLVKVMQEDGTESDFE is encoded by the coding sequence ATGTCAAAACAAAAGAAATTTGAGGAAAATCTAGCAGAACTGGAGACCATTGTCCAAAGTTTAGAAAATGGTGAAATCGCTTTGGAAGATGCGATTGCTGCCTTTCAAAAAGGCATGGTCTTGTCAAAAGAGCTCCAAGCGACGCTGGATAAGGCTGAAAAGACCTTGGTCAAGGTCATGCAAGAAGACGGAACAGAAAGTGATTTTGAATGA
- a CDS encoding polyprenyl synthetase family protein, whose protein sequence is MRKQEKLALVESALEDFYGDQQFASSLRESVLYSIHAGGKRIRPFLLLEVLEALQVAIQPAHAQVAAALEMIHTGSLIHDDLPAMDDDDYRRGRLTNHKKFGEAMAILAGDALFLDPYALIALADLPSQIKVDLIANLSLASGSLGMVAGQVLDMEGEHQHLSLDALQIIHANKTGKLLAFPFQAAAIIAELAPEIQVKLKTVGELIGLAFQVRDDVLDVTASFEEIGKTPQKDLQAEKSTYPALLGLEEAIAFCNQTLDQAKAKLEEIAQQVSFETASIVKVVESLRING, encoded by the coding sequence ATGAGGAAGCAAGAAAAACTAGCTCTTGTCGAGTCGGCTTTGGAAGATTTTTATGGAGACCAGCAGTTTGCTTCTAGTTTACGAGAGTCTGTTCTCTATTCCATTCATGCTGGTGGCAAGCGTATTCGTCCTTTTCTCTTGCTAGAAGTTCTGGAAGCCTTGCAGGTCGCAATCCAACCAGCTCATGCGCAGGTGGCTGCGGCCTTGGAAATGATTCATACAGGAAGTTTGATTCACGATGATCTTCCTGCCATGGATGATGATGATTACCGTCGGGGGCGCTTGACCAACCACAAGAAATTTGGTGAAGCAATGGCTATTTTGGCAGGAGATGCCTTGTTCCTAGATCCTTACGCCTTGATAGCTCTGGCAGATTTGCCAAGTCAGATCAAGGTGGACTTGATTGCCAATCTATCCCTAGCTTCAGGAAGTCTGGGCATGGTGGCAGGGCAGGTTCTGGACATGGAGGGCGAACACCAGCACTTGTCTTTGGACGCACTCCAGATCATTCATGCCAATAAAACTGGGAAATTGCTAGCCTTTCCTTTTCAAGCAGCTGCTATCATAGCTGAATTAGCACCAGAGATCCAAGTAAAATTGAAAACTGTGGGTGAATTGATTGGGCTGGCCTTTCAAGTTCGAGATGATGTGCTGGATGTAACCGCTAGTTTCGAGGAAATTGGCAAGACGCCGCAAAAGGATTTGCAGGCAGAAAAGTCAACCTATCCTGCCTTGTTGGGCTTGGAGGAGGCCATTGCCTTTTGTAACCAAACTCTGGATCAAGCCAAGGCAAAATTAGAAGAAATCGCCCAGCAAGTCAGCTTTGAAACGGCGTCGATTGTGAAAGTAGTAGAAAGTTTGAGAATCAATGGCTAA
- a CDS encoding TlyA family RNA methyltransferase, producing the protein MAKERVDVLAYKQGLFETREQAKRGVMAGLVVAVLNGERFDKPGEKIPDDTELKLKGEKLKYVSRGGLKLEKALEVFDLSVDGATTIDIGASTGGFTDVMLQNGAELVFAVDVGTNQLAWKLRQDPRVISMEQFNFRYAEKTDFEQEPSFASIDVSFISLSLILPALHRVLAKQGQVVALVKPQFEAGREQIGKNGIIRDAKVHQNVLESVTAMAVAQGFSVLGLDYSPIQGGHGNIEFLAYLKKEEGASNQVAPEIEKVVERAHREFKDE; encoded by the coding sequence ATGGCTAAGGAAAGAGTGGATGTACTAGCTTATAAACAGGGCTTGTTTGAAACGCGAGAACAGGCCAAGCGCGGTGTCATGGCAGGTCTAGTCGTAGCAGTCCTTAATGGGGAGCGTTTTGACAAACCAGGAGAGAAAATCCCAGATGACACTGAGTTAAAACTCAAGGGTGAAAAACTCAAGTATGTTAGTCGGGGTGGCTTGAAACTAGAAAAGGCCCTGGAGGTCTTTGATTTATCAGTGGATGGCGCAACAACGATTGATATTGGGGCCTCCACTGGAGGATTTACCGATGTCATGCTACAAAATGGTGCTGAGTTGGTCTTTGCAGTGGATGTTGGTACCAATCAGTTGGCTTGGAAATTGCGTCAAGATCCACGAGTTATCAGCATGGAGCAATTTAATTTCCGCTATGCTGAAAAGACCGATTTTGAGCAGGAACCAAGTTTTGCCAGTATTGATGTGAGTTTCATTTCCCTTAGTCTGATCTTACCAGCCTTGCATCGTGTGTTGGCTAAACAAGGTCAGGTGGTAGCACTTGTCAAACCCCAGTTTGAAGCAGGTCGTGAGCAGATTGGGAAGAATGGAATCATTCGCGATGCCAAGGTCCATCAGAATGTCCTTGAATCTGTCACTGCTATGGCAGTTGCTCAAGGTTTTTCAGTGCTTGGATTAGACTATTCACCAATCCAAGGTGGACATGGAAATATCGAATTTCTGGCATATTTGAAAAAGGAAGAGGGAGCAAGTAACCAAGTTGCCCCTGAAATAGAAAAAGTTGTAGAGAGAGCACATAGAGAATTTAAAGATGAATAA
- a CDS encoding arginine repressor, producing the protein MNKKERLEKIRRFVTDYQIGTQEEIVEHLKEAGISATQATVSRDIKELGIVKIPLKNNKYIYELPKTIVRSLQLAENNIVGSERMGNMINLDVIPGNTAFVKSQLMNTFSERIFNCLADDNSILIILRNEEDAKEMFEQVKNW; encoded by the coding sequence ATGAATAAAAAAGAAAGACTTGAAAAAATTAGAAGATTTGTAACAGATTACCAAATCGGAACACAGGAAGAAATCGTTGAGCATTTAAAAGAAGCAGGTATCTCTGCCACTCAAGCGACGGTGTCACGAGATATTAAGGAACTGGGCATCGTAAAAATTCCCTTGAAGAACAATAAATACATCTATGAATTGCCAAAAACAATTGTAAGAAGTTTGCAGTTGGCTGAGAATAACATAGTAGGTTCTGAGCGCATGGGAAATATGATCAATCTGGATGTCATTCCTGGGAATACTGCCTTTGTCAAGAGTCAGCTGATGAATACTTTCTCAGAGAGAATTTTCAACTGTCTGGCAGACGACAACTCAATTTTGATTATCTTGAGAAATGAAGAAGACGCCAAGGAAATGTTTGAACAAGTAAAAAATTGGTAG
- the recN gene encoding DNA repair protein RecN — protein MLLEISIKNFAIIEAISLNFEKGMTVLTGETGAGKSIIIDAMNMMLGARATTDVIRHGAPKAEIEGLFSVENSRSLQELFEEQGLELGDEIIIRREILQNGRSVSRVNGQMVNLSVLRAIGQHLVDIHGQHDQEELMRPQLHIQMLDEFGDAAFLELKQAYQTSFDTYRKMRKQVLEVKKNQQEHKARIEMLEFQMAEIEAANLQAGEDLALNQERDKLLNHKNIADTLTNAYTMLDNEEFSSLANVRSAMNDMESVEEYDPEYREISSSLSETYYVLEDITKRLEDIIENLDFDGNRLMQVENRLDLLNTITRKYGGTVDDVLLYFAKITDEYNLLTGNNLSSEDMEAELKKLEVKLVDLAGQLASARHNLAQQLEAEIKQELQDLYMEKAQFQVRFSKSKFSREGNEAVEFYISTNPGEDFKPLVKVASGGELSRLMLAIKSAFSRKEGKTSIVFDEVDTGVSGRVAQAIAQKIHKIGQYGQVLAISHLPQVIAIADYQFFIEKISDEHSTVSTVRLLTLEERVEEVAKMLAGENVTEAALTQARELLQTREK, from the coding sequence ATGTTACTTGAAATTTCGATAAAAAACTTTGCCATTATAGAGGCGATTTCGCTCAATTTTGAAAAAGGCATGACAGTCTTAACTGGTGAAACAGGTGCTGGGAAATCGATCATCATCGATGCTATGAACATGATGTTAGGAGCTAGAGCGACTACAGATGTTATTCGTCATGGTGCTCCCAAGGCCGAGATTGAAGGGCTTTTCTCTGTTGAGAATAGTCGTTCTTTACAAGAACTCTTTGAAGAGCAAGGCTTGGAATTGGGGGATGAGATTATCATCCGTCGTGAAATTCTTCAAAATGGACGAAGTGTTAGTCGCGTTAATGGACAGATGGTCAATCTTTCTGTCCTGCGTGCAATCGGCCAGCATCTTGTCGATATTCATGGGCAACATGACCAAGAAGAGTTAATGCGTCCACAACTTCATATCCAAATGTTGGATGAATTTGGTGATGCAGCATTTTTGGAGCTTAAACAAGCCTATCAAACAAGCTTTGACACCTACCGCAAAATGCGTAAACAAGTTCTGGAAGTCAAGAAAAACCAGCAGGAACATAAGGCTCGTATTGAGATGTTGGAATTTCAAATGGCAGAGATTGAGGCTGCAAACTTGCAGGCTGGTGAAGACTTAGCTCTCAACCAAGAACGAGATAAACTCCTAAACCACAAGAATATAGCAGATACCTTGACAAATGCCTACACTATGTTGGACAATGAGGAGTTTTCCAGCCTAGCAAATGTCCGTTCGGCCATGAATGACATGGAAAGTGTCGAAGAATACGATCCTGAATACCGTGAAATTTCAAGTTCTCTATCAGAGACCTACTATGTTCTAGAAGATATTACCAAGCGTTTGGAAGATATCATTGAAAATCTAGATTTTGATGGCAATCGCCTCATGCAGGTTGAGAATCGCTTAGACCTTCTAAATACTATTACCCGCAAGTACGGTGGGACTGTGGACGATGTTTTGCTTTATTTTGCCAAGATTACGGATGAGTACAATCTCTTGACAGGGAATAACCTTTCTTCCGAAGACATGGAAGCAGAGCTCAAAAAATTGGAAGTCAAGCTTGTCGACTTGGCAGGTCAGCTTGCATCTGCTCGTCATAATTTAGCCCAGCAGCTTGAAGCTGAGATTAAGCAAGAATTGCAAGACCTCTATATGGAGAAGGCTCAATTTCAAGTTCGCTTTAGTAAGAGCAAATTCAGCCGTGAAGGAAATGAAGCAGTTGAGTTTTACATTTCTACTAACCCAGGTGAGGACTTTAAACCTTTGGTCAAAGTTGCGTCCGGTGGGGAATTATCCCGTCTCATGTTAGCTATCAAGTCTGCCTTTTCACGTAAGGAAGGTAAGACCAGTATTGTCTTTGATGAGGTGGATACGGGAGTTTCAGGTCGTGTTGCCCAAGCTATTGCTCAAAAGATTCACAAGATTGGCCAATATGGTCAGGTTTTAGCTATTTCTCACTTACCACAAGTGATTGCCATTGCGGACTATCAATTCTTTATTGAGAAGATTAGCGATGAGCACTCAACGGTGTCAACGGTTCGCCTTTTGACTTTAGAAGAGCGAGTAGAGGAAGTAGCCAAAATGTTGGCTGGGGAAAATGTAACCGAAGCGGCTCTTACCCAAGCTAGAGAATTATTGCAAACGAGGGAGAAGTAA
- a CDS encoding metallophosphoesterase family protein, with product MTDYYVIGDVHGKAGMLEDLLKTWDGHTQLLFLGDLIDRGEDSRRVLEMVKDLVDNQGAICLSGNHEYMFLTWLDDPEESYDHYRRNGGDTTINSILGRPLDAPVDGVEDAKRVATEAADLVEFIRQMPFVVETDKYIFVHAGIDLTLDDWHETTDYKKVWLRKPFHEAANHTGKTIVFGHTPVYGLLKQDRGTAELWMTEDGKIGMDGGAVYGGVLHGIVFTDQGMTEHHFIENDGFVAED from the coding sequence ATGACAGACTATTATGTAATTGGAGATGTTCACGGAAAAGCAGGTATGCTAGAAGATCTGCTCAAAACCTGGGATGGTCACACCCAGTTGCTTTTTCTAGGGGATTTGATTGACCGAGGTGAAGATAGTCGCCGTGTTCTAGAAATGGTCAAAGACTTGGTTGACAATCAAGGGGCTATCTGTCTATCAGGAAACCACGAGTATATGTTTCTGACTTGGCTCGATGATCCAGAGGAAAGCTATGACCATTATCGTCGCAATGGTGGTGATACAACCATTAACTCTATCCTAGGTCGTCCTTTGGATGCACCAGTTGATGGCGTAGAAGATGCCAAACGGGTTGCGACAGAAGCAGCAGACTTGGTGGAATTTATTCGTCAAATGCCATTTGTAGTAGAGACAGACAAGTATATCTTTGTTCATGCGGGTATTGATTTGACCTTGGATGATTGGCATGAAACGACTGATTACAAGAAAGTCTGGCTCAGAAAACCATTCCACGAAGCGGCCAATCATACAGGAAAAACCATTGTCTTTGGGCATACACCGGTTTATGGTTTGCTCAAGCAAGACCGAGGTACAGCTGAGCTTTGGATGACAGAAGATGGCAAGATTGGCATGGATGGAGGAGCTGTCTATGGTGGTGTCCTTCATGGAATCGTCTTTACAGACCAAGGAATGACAGAACACCACTTTATCGAGAATGATGGTTTTGTTGCCGAAGATTAG
- the lepA gene encoding translation elongation factor 4 — MNLEDLKKRQEKIRNFSIIAHIDHGKSTLADRILEKTETVSSREMQAQLLDSMDLERERGITIKLNAIELNYTAKDGETYIFHLIDTPGHVDFTYEVSRSLAACEGAILVVDAAQGIEAQTLANVYLALDNDLEILPVINKIDLPAADPERVRTEIEDVIGLDASEAVLASAKDGIGIEEILEQIVEKVPAPTGDVSAPLKALIFDSVYDAYRGVILQVRVMDGVVKPGDKIQLMSNGKTFDVTEVGIFTPKAVGRDFLATGDVGYIAASIKTVQDTRVGDTVTLASNPAAEPLDGYKQMNPMVFAGLYPIESNKYNDLREALEKLQLNDASLQFEPETSQALGFGFRCGFLGLLHMDVIQERLEREFNIDLIMTAPSVIYKVNQTDGESMDVSNPSEFPDPTKIATIEEPYVKAQIMVPQEFVGAVMELAQRKRGDFVTMDYIDDNRVNVIYQIPLAEIVFDFFDKLKSSTRGYASFDYELSEYRPSKLVKMDILLNGDKVDALSFIVHKDFAYERGKLIVDKLKKIIPRQQFEVPIQAAIGHKIVARTDIKALRKNVLAKCYGGDVSRKRKLLEKQKAGKKRMKAIGSVEVPQEAFLSVLSMDEE; from the coding sequence ATGAACTTAGAAGATTTGAAAAAACGACAGGAGAAGATTCGGAACTTCTCTATTATTGCCCATATTGACCACGGTAAGTCAACGCTAGCAGACCGCATTTTGGAAAAGACAGAGACGGTTTCAAGTCGTGAAATGCAAGCCCAGCTTTTGGATAGCATGGATTTAGAACGGGAACGTGGGATTACCATCAAGTTGAATGCCATCGAGCTGAATTATACTGCAAAAGATGGGGAGACCTATATTTTCCACTTGATTGACACGCCAGGGCACGTGGACTTTACCTATGAAGTGTCGCGTTCGCTAGCTGCCTGTGAAGGAGCGATTTTGGTGGTTGATGCGGCCCAAGGGATTGAGGCTCAAACACTTGCCAACGTTTATCTAGCCTTGGACAATGATTTGGAAATTCTGCCAGTCATTAACAAGATTGACCTTCCAGCAGCTGATCCAGAGCGTGTACGTACAGAGATTGAGGATGTCATCGGACTGGATGCCAGCGAAGCGGTCTTAGCTTCAGCCAAAGATGGTATTGGTATTGAAGAAATTCTTGAGCAGATTGTTGAAAAAGTGCCAGCTCCAACTGGTGATGTTTCAGCTCCATTAAAAGCTTTGATTTTTGACTCAGTTTATGATGCCTATCGTGGGGTTATCCTTCAAGTACGTGTTATGGATGGAGTGGTCAAACCTGGCGATAAGATTCAGCTCATGAGCAATGGTAAGACCTTTGATGTGACGGAGGTCGGAATTTTTACACCGAAAGCAGTTGGTCGTGATTTCCTTGCGACAGGTGACGTTGGTTATATTGCGGCTTCTATCAAGACGGTTCAAGATACGCGTGTTGGTGATACAGTGACCCTAGCAAGTAATCCTGCAGCAGAACCACTAGATGGCTACAAGCAGATGAATCCTATGGTCTTTGCAGGGCTTTATCCAATCGAGTCCAACAAGTACAATGACCTTCGTGAAGCCCTAGAAAAATTGCAACTCAACGATGCCAGCTTGCAGTTCGAACCAGAAACATCACAGGCCCTTGGATTTGGTTTCCGTTGTGGATTCCTTGGACTTCTCCATATGGATGTTATCCAAGAGCGTTTAGAGCGCGAGTTCAACATTGATCTCATCATGACAGCTCCATCTGTTATCTATAAGGTTAACCAAACTGATGGTGAATCTATGGATGTGTCTAACCCCTCTGAATTTCCAGACCCAACCAAGATTGCGACTATTGAAGAACCTTATGTTAAGGCACAAATCATGGTACCGCAGGAGTTCGTCGGAGCAGTGATGGAACTAGCTCAGCGTAAACGTGGAGACTTTGTGACCATGGACTATATTGATGATAATCGTGTCAATGTTATCTATCAAATTCCACTTGCTGAAATCGTCTTTGACTTCTTTGATAAGCTCAAGTCTTCGACACGTGGTTATGCAAGCTTTGACTACGAATTGTCAGAGTACCGCCCATCTAAGCTAGTCAAAATGGATATCCTTCTCAATGGAGACAAGGTGGATGCCCTCAGCTTTATCGTTCACAAGGATTTTGCCTACGAACGTGGGAAACTCATCGTTGATAAGCTCAAGAAAATCATCCCTCGTCAACAATTTGAGGTTCCAATTCAAGCAGCAATCGGGCACAAGATTGTGGCTCGTACGGATATCAAGGCCCTTCGTAAAAACGTACTTGCCAAGTGTTATGGTGGTGACGTTTCGCGTAAACGCAAACTTCTTGAAAAACAAAAAGCTGGTAAGAAGCGTATGAAAGCCATTGGTTCTGTCGAAGTTCCTCAAGAAGCCTTCCTTAGCGTCTTGAGCATGGATGAAGAATAG
- the dprA gene encoding DNA-processing protein DprA: MKITNYEIYKLRKAGLTNQQILTVLEYDETVDQELLLGDIAEISGCRNPAVFMERYFQIDDTQLEKEFQKFPSFSILDDCFPWDLSEIYDAPVLLFYKGNLDLLKFPKVAVVGSRSCSSQGAKSVQKVIQGLENELIVVSGLAKGIDTAAHMAALQNGGRTIAVIGTGLDVFYPRANKRLQEHIGNHHLVLSEYGPGEEPLKFHFPARNRIIAGLCRGVIVAEARMRSGSLITCERAMEEGRDVFAIPGNILDGHSDGCHHLIQEGAKLISSGQDVLAEFEF, encoded by the coding sequence ATGAAGATTACAAACTATGAGATTTACAAATTGAGAAAAGCTGGGCTGACCAATCAACAAATTTTAACTGTTCTTGAATATGACGAGACTGTAGATCAGGAGCTCTTGCTAGGTGATATTGCAGAAATTTCAGGATGCCGTAATCCTGCGGTCTTTATGGAACGTTATTTCCAGATAGATGATACACAGTTGGAGAAGGAGTTCCAAAAATTTCCATCCTTCTCGATTCTTGATGACTGTTTTCCTTGGGATCTGAGTGAAATTTATGATGCTCCAGTGCTCTTGTTTTATAAAGGAAATCTGGACTTGTTGAAGTTTCCAAAGGTTGCTGTTGTAGGGAGTCGTTCATGTTCTAGTCAGGGGGCAAAGTCGGTTCAGAAAGTCATTCAAGGTTTGGAAAACGAGTTAATCGTGGTCAGTGGTTTAGCTAAAGGGATTGATACGGCTGCCCATATGGCTGCACTTCAGAATGGAGGAAGAACAATTGCTGTCATTGGAACAGGGTTGGATGTTTTTTATCCCCGAGCCAATAAACGTTTGCAGGAACACATTGGCAATCACCATTTGGTACTTAGCGAGTACGGACCTGGTGAGGAACCCTTGAAATTTCACTTTCCAGCTCGTAATCGCATCATTGCTGGCCTTTGCCGTGGTGTGATTGTAGCAGAGGCAAGGATGCGTTCTGGTAGTCTTATTACTTGTGAGCGAGCTATGGAGGAAGGGCGTGATGTCTTTGCCATTCCAGGAAACATTTTAGATGGCCATTCAGATGGCTGTCACCACCTGATCCAAGAGGGAGCAAAGCTTATTAGCAGTGGTCAAGATGTGCTGGCTGAGTTTGAATTTTAA